Proteins encoded in a region of the Pseudomonas syringae KCTC 12500 genome:
- the accB gene encoding acetyl-CoA carboxylase biotin carboxyl carrier protein codes for MDIRKVKKLIELLEESGIDELEIREGEESVRISRHSKTPAQPYYAPAPVAAPVAAPAPAAAPAAPEVPSAPKLNGFVVKSPMVGTFYRTPAPTSPAFVEVGQTVKKGDTICIVEAMKMMNHIEADASGVIESILVENGHPVEFDQPLFTIV; via the coding sequence ATGGATATTCGCAAAGTCAAGAAACTGATCGAATTGCTGGAAGAGTCCGGCATCGACGAGCTGGAAATTCGTGAAGGCGAAGAATCCGTACGGATCAGCCGCCACAGCAAGACCCCTGCGCAGCCTTACTACGCGCCCGCTCCGGTTGCAGCGCCGGTAGCCGCACCCGCACCTGCCGCCGCTCCGGCTGCGCCAGAAGTACCGTCGGCTCCGAAACTGAACGGCTTTGTGGTCAAGTCGCCAATGGTCGGTACGTTCTACCGTACCCCGGCACCTACTTCGCCTGCATTCGTCGAAGTCGGCCAGACCGTCAAGAAAGGCGACACCATTTGCATCGTCGAAGCGATGAAAATGATGAACCACATCGAGGCAGACGCCAGCGGTGTGATCGAATCCATCCTGGTAGAAAACGGTCATCCGGTTGAGTTTGACCAGCCTCTGTTCACAATCGTTTGA
- the aroQ gene encoding type II 3-dehydroquinate dehydratase produces the protein MATILVLHGPNLNLLGTREPGVYGTVTLPQINQDLEQRARDAGHHLMYLQSNAEYELIDRIHAARGEGVDFILINPAAFTHTSVAIRDALMGVSIPFIEVHLSNVHKREPFRHHSYFSDVAVGVICGLGASGYRLALEAALEQLAASAKS, from the coding sequence ATGGCGACCATCCTGGTCCTTCACGGACCCAACCTGAACCTGCTGGGCACTCGGGAACCCGGGGTCTACGGCACCGTCACTCTGCCTCAGATCAATCAGGACCTGGAGCAGCGCGCTCGCGATGCCGGCCACCATCTGATGTATCTGCAAAGCAACGCCGAGTACGAACTGATCGACCGCATTCACGCCGCCCGCGGTGAGGGTGTGGATTTTATTTTGATCAATCCGGCCGCTTTTACGCACACCAGCGTTGCAATACGTGACGCGCTGATGGGAGTGAGCATCCCATTCATCGAAGTGCATTTATCAAACGTGCACAAACGCGAACCTTTCCGCCATCACTCCTACTTTTCAGATGTCGCTGTAGGAGTGATCTGTGGCCTGGGTGCCAGTGGATACCGACTGGCCCTGGAAGCCGCCCTGGAACAACTGGCCGCCAGTGCCAAGTCATGA
- the accC gene encoding acetyl-CoA carboxylase biotin carboxylase subunit codes for MLEKVLIANRGEIALRILRACKELGIKTVAVHSTADRELMHLGLADETVCIGPAPANLSYLNIPAIISAAEVTGATAIHPGYGFLAENADFAEQVEKSGFAFIGPKADTIRLMGDKVSAKDAMKLANVPTVPGSDGPLPEDKDTALRIGREVGYPVIIKAAGGGGGRGMRVVHREEDLIEAASQTRAEAAAWFSNPMVYLEKYLTNPRHVEVQVISDGQGQAIHLGDRDCSLQRRHQKVLEEAPAPFIDEKAREDVLAACVKACIDIGYRGAGTFEFLYENGRFYFIEMNTRVQVEHPVSEMVTGIDIVKEMLSIAAGNKLSYTQDDVVIKGHALECRINAEDPKTFVPSPGLVKHFHAPGGNGVRVDSHLYSGYKVPSNYDSLIGKVITWGATREEAMARMRNALDEIVVDGIKTNIPLHRDLTRDEGFCEGGVNIHYLEHKLANQ; via the coding sequence ATGTTGGAAAAAGTTCTGATCGCCAACCGCGGCGAAATTGCCTTGCGCATCTTGCGTGCCTGTAAAGAACTGGGCATCAAGACCGTCGCTGTACACTCCACCGCAGATCGCGAGCTGATGCACCTGGGCCTGGCAGACGAAACCGTCTGCATCGGTCCGGCACCGGCCAATCTGTCCTACCTGAACATTCCGGCGATCATTTCGGCTGCCGAAGTGACCGGCGCCACGGCGATCCACCCGGGTTACGGGTTTCTCGCCGAGAACGCCGACTTCGCCGAACAGGTTGAAAAATCTGGCTTCGCTTTCATCGGTCCAAAAGCAGACACCATTCGCCTGATGGGCGACAAGGTTTCTGCCAAGGACGCCATGAAGCTGGCCAATGTACCGACCGTTCCCGGTTCCGATGGCCCGCTGCCGGAAGACAAAGACACCGCTCTGCGCATTGGCCGTGAAGTCGGTTACCCGGTGATCATCAAGGCCGCCGGTGGCGGTGGTGGTCGCGGCATGCGTGTGGTTCATCGCGAAGAAGACCTGATCGAAGCCGCGTCGCAGACCCGCGCCGAAGCAGCCGCCTGGTTCAGCAACCCGATGGTCTACCTGGAAAAGTACCTGACCAACCCACGTCACGTGGAAGTCCAGGTGATTTCCGACGGCCAGGGTCAGGCTATCCACCTGGGCGATCGCGACTGCTCGCTGCAGCGCCGTCACCAGAAGGTTCTGGAAGAAGCGCCGGCACCGTTCATCGATGAAAAGGCGCGCGAGGATGTTCTGGCTGCCTGCGTCAAGGCGTGTATCGATATCGGCTATCGCGGTGCGGGTACGTTCGAGTTCCTGTACGAAAACGGTCGTTTCTACTTCATCGAAATGAACACCCGTGTTCAGGTGGAGCACCCGGTTTCGGAAATGGTCACAGGCATCGACATCGTCAAGGAGATGCTCAGCATCGCCGCCGGCAACAAACTGTCGTACACCCAGGATGACGTGGTCATCAAGGGTCATGCGCTGGAATGCCGGATCAACGCCGAAGACCCGAAGACCTTCGTACCAAGCCCTGGTCTGGTCAAGCATTTCCATGCACCGGGCGGCAACGGCGTACGGGTCGATTCGCACCTGTACAGCGGCTACAAGGTACCGTCCAACTATGACTCGCTGATCGGTAAAGTGATCACTTGGGGCGCGACCCGCGAAGAGGCCATGGCACGCATGCGCAACGCCCTGGACGAAATCGTGGTCGACGGGATCAAGACCAACATCCCGCTGCACCGCGACCTGACCCGCGATGAAGGCTTCTGCGAAGGCGGAGTCAACATCCACTACCTGGAGCACAAACTGGCCAATCAATAA
- the prmA gene encoding 50S ribosomal protein L11 methyltransferase produces MPWLQVRLAISPEQAETYEDALLEVGAVSVTFMDAEDQPIFEPELNTTPLWTHTHLLALFEADTNAEMALAYLSLLTGEELPEHSAEVIEDQDWERSWMDNFQPMCFGKRLWIVPSWHAAPQPDAVNLLLDPGLAFGTGTHPTTALCLEWLDGQDLEGCNVLDFGCGSGILAIAALLLGAEQAVGTDIDVQALEASRDNAGRNNIAAERFPLYLPEDLPHQQADVLVANILAGPLVSLAPQLATLIRAGGRLALSGILAEQGEEVAAAYADSFDLDPIANRDGWVRITGRRR; encoded by the coding sequence ATGCCTTGGCTGCAAGTCCGTCTCGCCATCAGCCCAGAACAAGCCGAAACCTACGAAGACGCCCTTCTTGAAGTCGGCGCCGTGTCCGTGACCTTCATGGACGCTGAAGACCAGCCGATTTTCGAGCCCGAACTCAATACCACGCCGCTGTGGACGCATACCCACCTGCTGGCGCTGTTCGAAGCCGACACCAACGCCGAGATGGCCCTGGCGTACCTGAGCCTGCTGACCGGCGAAGAATTGCCCGAACACAGCGCCGAAGTCATCGAAGATCAGGACTGGGAACGCAGCTGGATGGATAACTTCCAGCCGATGTGTTTCGGCAAGCGTCTTTGGATCGTGCCGAGCTGGCATGCTGCGCCGCAACCGGACGCCGTAAATCTGTTGCTCGATCCAGGCCTGGCCTTCGGCACCGGGACCCACCCGACCACCGCGCTGTGCCTCGAGTGGCTGGACGGCCAGGACCTCGAAGGCTGCAACGTGCTGGATTTCGGCTGCGGATCGGGCATTCTGGCCATCGCCGCACTGCTGCTGGGTGCCGAACAGGCCGTTGGTACCGATATAGACGTGCAGGCACTGGAAGCCTCTCGTGACAATGCCGGACGCAACAATATCGCGGCCGAACGCTTCCCGCTGTACCTGCCCGAGGATCTGCCACACCAGCAGGCCGATGTGCTGGTCGCCAACATTCTGGCTGGCCCGCTGGTTTCCCTGGCGCCGCAACTGGCTACCCTGATCAGAGCCGGCGGACGCCTGGCACTGTCAGGCATCCTTGCCGAACAGGGTGAGGAAGTTGCGGCAGCCTATGCTGACAGTTTTGATCTGGACCCGATCGCTAACCGAGATGGCTGGGTACGCATCACGGGTCGCCGCCGTTAA
- a CDS encoding protein-disulfide reductase DsbD produces MRRLLCLLLLILALPASAAGLLDSRPSSTLGGGSLDNSKDFLPVRQAFQLSLIETTPESIKLRLVATDGYYLYRHRFQFRTEPADIGLGEAQLPKGEQKHDEYFGDVEVYHGILDIDLPRKPGEQRPFTLAVTYQGCADKGLCYPPETERLSIGDVAASPANQASATPPAATAGWSWKELALFFLAGVGLTFTPCVLPMLPILSGVVLRGQVGGLRGLSLSLAYVLPMAACFALLGALMGMFGAGLNLQARLQSAWVLVPFSAFFVIFAIAMFGAFELRLPQSISSRLDRIAGKTQGGSLWGAAVLGVVSSLLVSPCVSAPLAGALLYISASGDALGGALKLFALGLGMGAPLLLIATGGATWLPKSGPWLVTVKNAIGVLLLGLAIGLLSRVLPGQVTLLLVGLLSAGVALFLGALEFNVKTTRQKLAQLLGLALLVYALACWYGALSGQTDPMRPLGREYATANSGAAASAASQWQTITTSAELDRVMQEAQSEGKPLVLDWYADWCISCKVIEHEVLPDPGVIARLSGYKQVRFDMTDSNAEQRSLLDRYKLFGPPALLFFDKNGEERQTVRVLGEIDAAGLIERLNSANDQN; encoded by the coding sequence ATGCGCCGTTTGTTATGCCTGCTGTTATTGATTCTGGCCCTACCCGCCTCCGCAGCCGGTTTGCTGGATAGCCGACCTTCATCCACCCTGGGCGGTGGCTCGCTGGATAACAGCAAGGACTTCCTGCCTGTGCGTCAGGCCTTTCAGTTGAGCCTGATCGAAACAACGCCGGAGTCGATCAAGCTGAGGCTGGTCGCCACCGATGGCTACTACCTGTATCGCCACCGCTTCCAGTTCCGCACCGAGCCTGCCGACATCGGCCTTGGCGAAGCGCAACTGCCCAAGGGCGAGCAGAAACACGACGAGTACTTTGGCGATGTCGAGGTCTACCACGGCATTCTCGATATCGACCTGCCACGCAAACCCGGCGAACAACGCCCCTTCACCCTCGCCGTCACCTACCAGGGCTGCGCCGACAAGGGCTTGTGCTACCCACCTGAAACCGAACGTTTGAGCATCGGTGATGTGGCCGCCAGCCCGGCCAATCAGGCCTCTGCCACCCCACCCGCCGCCACGGCAGGCTGGAGCTGGAAAGAACTGGCACTGTTTTTTCTCGCCGGCGTAGGCCTGACCTTCACACCGTGTGTACTGCCGATGCTACCGATCCTGTCCGGCGTGGTACTGCGCGGTCAGGTTGGCGGGTTACGCGGGCTGAGCCTGTCTCTGGCTTACGTACTGCCAATGGCGGCGTGCTTTGCCCTGCTGGGCGCGCTGATGGGGATGTTCGGTGCAGGCCTTAACCTGCAGGCACGATTGCAATCGGCCTGGGTGCTGGTGCCGTTCTCGGCATTCTTTGTGATCTTCGCCATAGCCATGTTCGGCGCTTTCGAACTGCGCCTGCCGCAATCGATCAGCTCTCGCCTGGACCGTATCGCCGGCAAGACCCAGGGCGGTTCATTGTGGGGTGCAGCGGTGCTGGGCGTGGTCTCCAGCCTGTTGGTATCACCTTGCGTATCGGCGCCTCTGGCCGGTGCGCTGTTGTATATCAGCGCCAGCGGCGATGCGCTCGGCGGTGCTCTGAAACTGTTTGCGCTGGGGCTGGGCATGGGCGCGCCGCTGTTGCTGATCGCCACCGGCGGTGCCACCTGGCTGCCGAAAAGCGGCCCTTGGCTGGTAACGGTGAAAAACGCCATCGGCGTGCTGCTACTGGGGCTGGCAATCGGCCTGCTGAGCCGTGTGCTGCCAGGGCAGGTCACGCTGTTGCTGGTGGGCCTATTGTCGGCCGGTGTCGCCCTGTTTCTCGGCGCGCTGGAATTCAACGTCAAAACCACACGGCAGAAACTCGCCCAGTTGCTGGGGCTGGCGTTGCTGGTCTATGCGCTGGCGTGCTGGTACGGCGCGCTGTCCGGGCAGACCGACCCCATGCGCCCGCTGGGCCGCGAGTACGCCACGGCGAATAGCGGGGCGGCAGCTTCGGCCGCATCACAGTGGCAAACGATCACCACCTCTGCCGAACTGGACCGTGTGATGCAGGAAGCCCAAAGCGAGGGCAAACCGCTGGTGCTCGACTGGTATGCCGACTGGTGCATCAGTTGCAAGGTCATCGAACACGAAGTCCTGCCTGACCCGGGCGTGATCGCCCGTTTGTCGGGTTACAAACAGGTGCGTTTCGACATGACCGACAGCAACGCAGAGCAGCGCTCCCTGCTCGACCGGTACAAGCTGTTTGGCCCGCCAGCGCTGCTTTTTTTCGATAAAAACGGCGAAGAACGGCAAACTGTCCGGGTCCTCGGCGAAATCGACGCAGCAGGCCTGATAGAGCGCCTGAACAGCGCCAATGACCAAAACTGA
- the fis gene encoding DNA-binding transcriptional regulator Fis: MTMMTETLVSGTTPVSDNVNLKQHLNTPSEEGQTLRGSVEKALHNYFAHLEGASVTDVYNLVLSEVEAPLLESVMNYVKGNQTKASELLGLNRGTLRKKLKQYDLL, translated from the coding sequence ATGACGATGATGACCGAGACTTTAGTGAGTGGAACAACACCCGTGAGCGACAACGTCAATTTGAAACAGCACCTCAACACGCCGAGCGAAGAGGGTCAGACCCTGCGCGGAAGTGTCGAGAAGGCGCTGCACAATTATTTCGCCCACCTCGAAGGCGCATCCGTCACTGACGTCTACAACCTGGTGTTGTCGGAAGTCGAGGCTCCGCTTCTGGAAAGCGTGATGAACTACGTCAAGGGCAACCAGACGAAGGCCTCCGAGCTGCTGGGACTGAATCGCGGTACGCTGCGCAAGAAACTCAAACAGTACGATCTGCTTTAA
- the dusB gene encoding tRNA dihydrouridine synthase DusB, translating into MSAVRIGPYTVQNGLILAPMAGVTDQPFRQLCRRLGAGLVVSEMVTSDMSLWNSRKSRLRMIHEGDPEPRSVQIAGGDPQMLADAARANVELGAQIIDINMGCPAKKVCNKAAGSALLKDEQLVNDILQAVVAAVDVPVTLKIRTGWDRDNRNGLTVAKIAEQAGITALAVHGRTRADLYTGEAEYDTIAQIKQAVSIPVFANGDIDSPQKARHVLKATGADGLLIGRAAQGRPWIFREIEHFLRTGETLPAPQSSEVERILLEHLAALHVFYGDVMGVRIARKHVSWYLATLPGAREFRAHFNRLEDTEAQCANVREFFSQGCKGPDNENDKEVAA; encoded by the coding sequence ATGTCGGCAGTACGCATCGGCCCATATACAGTGCAAAACGGCTTGATTCTCGCCCCGATGGCGGGCGTCACCGACCAGCCTTTCCGTCAGCTGTGCCGAAGACTCGGCGCCGGCCTGGTGGTTTCGGAGATGGTCACCAGTGACATGAGCCTGTGGAACAGCCGCAAGTCGCGTCTGCGCATGATCCACGAAGGTGATCCCGAGCCGCGCTCGGTACAGATCGCCGGTGGTGATCCGCAGATGCTGGCAGACGCAGCACGTGCCAATGTCGAACTGGGCGCCCAGATCATCGACATCAACATGGGTTGCCCGGCCAAGAAAGTCTGTAACAAGGCAGCAGGCTCGGCGCTGTTGAAGGATGAGCAACTGGTCAACGACATCCTGCAGGCCGTCGTGGCTGCAGTCGATGTACCGGTCACGCTGAAGATCCGCACCGGATGGGATCGTGACAACCGAAATGGCCTGACAGTGGCGAAAATTGCCGAGCAGGCGGGCATCACGGCACTGGCGGTACACGGGCGAACCCGTGCCGACCTGTACACCGGCGAGGCCGAGTACGACACCATCGCCCAGATTAAACAGGCCGTGTCGATACCGGTCTTTGCCAATGGCGACATCGATTCACCGCAAAAGGCCCGGCACGTGCTGAAGGCCACCGGTGCAGACGGATTACTGATTGGCAGGGCCGCACAGGGGCGTCCCTGGATTTTTCGCGAGATAGAACACTTCCTGCGGACCGGAGAAACACTGCCGGCGCCGCAGTCGAGTGAAGTGGAACGCATTCTGCTTGAGCATCTGGCAGCGCTCCACGTTTTCTATGGAGACGTGATGGGCGTGCGCATTGCACGCAAACACGTCAGTTGGTATCTCGCAACCCTGCCGGGCGCCAGAGAGTTTCGCGCCCACTTCAATCGTTTGGAAGATACGGAAGCACAGTGCGCCAACGTCCGGGAGTTCTTCAGCCAAGGCTGCAAGGGCCCGGATAACGAGAATGATAAAGAGGTGGCCGCATGA
- a CDS encoding DUF3426 domain-containing protein → MTDSFVTQCPHCQTSFRVSHAQLSVARGVVRCGACLQVFNAARQLLEQRASDDSEKEALPASPVVAALPEPEPLPTPVPEPEQKPEPQPEPEPEPEKVPEEDDPWQVSELDLDNLNLDEELARLEQRETRRPDTFARPVSDIDNDAVSLTAKRDSRQSDEAAWVDTLHNDDVEQLPELHAEVIPDSDSAEAAEPPEDDKRTEPSLSLDKDLDDDEPPMPVIIQRKAAPAQKVERWSAVDDDDEDDDHEPEPEPRGKRSRNEPAVRDQTLLDLTDDPLQLDWQRPKPRWGRRLAWGLLIVLALAGLAGQYVWYHFDQLARQDQYRPLFQQICPQVGCKVPSKVDISQLKSSNLVVRSHPEFQGALVVDAIIYNRASFSQPFPLLELRFSDTGGQLIASRRFKPSEYLSGEMAGKEEMPPQTPIHIALDILDPGAKAVNYSLNFRSPE, encoded by the coding sequence ATGACCGACAGTTTCGTCACCCAGTGCCCGCACTGCCAGACCAGTTTCAGAGTCAGTCACGCTCAACTGAGCGTGGCCCGTGGCGTGGTGCGGTGTGGCGCCTGCCTGCAGGTGTTCAACGCAGCGCGGCAGTTGCTCGAGCAACGCGCAAGCGATGATTCCGAAAAAGAGGCGCTGCCAGCCTCGCCGGTGGTCGCAGCCCTGCCCGAACCGGAGCCCCTGCCGACGCCAGTGCCGGAGCCCGAGCAGAAGCCGGAGCCACAGCCGGAGCCGGAGCCGGAGCCGGAAAAGGTGCCCGAAGAGGACGACCCCTGGCAGGTCAGCGAACTGGATCTGGACAATCTCAATCTGGACGAAGAACTGGCCCGCCTCGAACAACGCGAGACGCGCAGGCCTGACACCTTTGCCCGCCCGGTCAGCGACATCGACAACGACGCTGTGAGCCTGACGGCGAAGCGTGACAGCCGGCAGAGCGATGAGGCGGCATGGGTCGATACGCTGCATAACGACGATGTCGAGCAACTGCCCGAGCTGCATGCAGAAGTTATCCCGGATAGCGACTCTGCAGAAGCTGCCGAGCCGCCGGAGGACGACAAACGTACCGAGCCGTCACTGTCACTGGACAAGGATCTGGACGATGACGAGCCGCCGATGCCAGTCATCATCCAGCGCAAGGCCGCGCCTGCCCAGAAGGTCGAGCGCTGGTCAGCGGTGGATGACGATGATGAAGACGACGACCATGAGCCGGAGCCTGAACCGCGGGGCAAGCGCAGCCGCAACGAACCGGCAGTGCGCGACCAGACGCTCCTTGACCTGACCGACGACCCTTTACAGCTGGACTGGCAACGGCCCAAACCGCGCTGGGGCCGACGCCTGGCCTGGGGGCTGTTGATCGTGCTGGCGCTGGCGGGCCTGGCGGGACAGTACGTCTGGTATCACTTCGATCAGCTGGCACGCCAGGACCAGTACCGCCCGTTGTTTCAGCAGATTTGCCCGCAGGTTGGCTGCAAGGTGCCGAGCAAAGTCGACATTTCCCAGCTCAAGAGCAGCAACCTGGTCGTGCGCAGTCACCCGGAGTTTCAGGGGGCTTTGGTGGTCGACGCGATCATCTACAACCGCGCCTCTTTTTCCCAGCCGTTTCCCCTGCTGGAGCTGCGTTTTTCCGATACCGGCGGTCAGTTGATTGCCAGTCGTCGGTTCAAGCCCAGTGAATACCTGAGTGGCGAAATGGCCGGCAAGGAAGAGATGCCGCCGCAGACGCCGATCCATATCGCGCTGGATATCCTTGATCCAGGTGCCAAGGCCGTGAACTACAGCCTGAACTTCCGCTCGCCGGAATGA